A window of Pseudomonas mucidolens contains these coding sequences:
- a CDS encoding patatin-like phospholipase family protein produces MEGVGERKLDLSRYSNGVVELQVSPPAVSRLVLSGGGAKGIAFPGVAQALEDKHALEGVQVIIGSSAGGISAALLASGMGAEAFDTLSDTIELPKLLNSKTPVVAWLQNAGSSLGKVLGRLPGPVGSYSQLLLTLLPRLQSDAAPLETLVRTESRHAVQAHIARLPENRRAAEIVAIDGRLAAGGATTFRDLQVLSRHIPAIKQLSITGTGMFDGRPQLVVFNADLTPDMDIAHAAHISGALPILFSPPVEQGQPFQAATEKVAFQDGGMLLNTPVTELFQRSFAESRLNRTEQLIIKFESEVPLKPVVRVGFASSLTDCISGVPCTAASELKRARLKAFADQIVTLPLNGEKGDFRGWLNGTVNFTMPGAVKDHLQELSRRAVDTHLQARASVRERHLFESLDAAVLAMDDHLLAQALNRLGDSGACTEVLRFRRDASLALQAVESAIVQANATPPLLLTPGLARALRNLDALASCPEQVEWLGQRLNTADNRNYQQLLQFSAVQPTAVSHVMASAVAEMRRRDIAVIADNFTREVIYPSLFRTGQPDGNIALLRRAEHNLARATTASQVNQVLDGIAEHYVARNRPWKKVQHSTTVEMAKAWRMRA; encoded by the coding sequence TTGGAAGGCGTGGGCGAGCGCAAGCTGGATCTCAGTCGATACAGCAATGGCGTGGTGGAACTGCAGGTATCGCCACCGGCCGTTTCGCGCTTGGTGCTCAGTGGCGGCGGCGCCAAGGGTATCGCGTTTCCCGGGGTGGCCCAGGCGCTTGAGGATAAGCACGCGCTAGAGGGCGTCCAGGTGATTATCGGTTCGTCTGCGGGGGGGATTTCAGCTGCGCTGCTGGCCAGTGGCATGGGCGCCGAAGCGTTCGATACGTTATCGGACACTATTGAGCTGCCCAAGCTGTTGAACAGTAAAACCCCGGTTGTCGCCTGGCTGCAAAATGCCGGCTCGAGCCTCGGCAAAGTGCTGGGGCGCCTGCCGGGTCCGGTGGGCAGCTACTCGCAGTTGCTGCTGACCCTGCTGCCGCGCCTGCAGTCAGATGCCGCGCCCCTCGAAACCCTGGTGCGCACTGAATCGCGCCACGCCGTGCAGGCCCATATCGCCCGCCTTCCCGAAAACCGCCGTGCGGCTGAGATAGTCGCCATCGATGGCAGGCTGGCAGCAGGCGGCGCCACCACTTTCCGCGACCTGCAGGTGTTGAGTCGGCATATTCCGGCGATCAAGCAACTCAGTATCACCGGCACCGGGATGTTCGACGGACGGCCACAGTTGGTGGTGTTCAATGCAGACCTCACACCTGACATGGATATCGCCCATGCCGCTCATATCTCGGGCGCGCTGCCGATCCTGTTCAGCCCGCCGGTTGAACAAGGCCAGCCATTTCAGGCGGCGACCGAAAAAGTGGCCTTTCAAGACGGCGGCATGCTCCTCAATACACCGGTCACGGAGTTGTTCCAGCGATCTTTCGCCGAAAGCCGGTTGAACCGCACTGAACAGTTGATTATCAAGTTCGAGTCCGAAGTGCCGTTGAAACCGGTGGTGCGGGTCGGATTTGCCAGCAGCCTGACCGACTGCATCAGCGGCGTTCCCTGTACGGCGGCCAGCGAGCTGAAACGCGCCAGGCTGAAAGCCTTCGCTGACCAGATCGTGACGCTGCCGTTGAACGGTGAAAAGGGTGATTTTCGAGGCTGGCTCAATGGCACGGTCAATTTCACGATGCCCGGCGCGGTGAAAGACCATTTGCAAGAGCTCTCCCGCCGCGCCGTCGACACGCATTTGCAGGCGCGCGCCAGTGTGCGTGAACGGCATCTGTTCGAATCGCTGGACGCTGCGGTACTGGCCATGGATGACCACCTGTTGGCCCAAGCGTTGAATAGACTGGGGGACAGCGGGGCATGCACTGAAGTGCTGCGGTTCCGGCGCGACGCGTCGCTGGCGCTGCAGGCCGTGGAATCCGCCATCGTCCAAGCCAACGCGACACCACCGCTGCTGCTGACACCCGGGTTGGCGCGGGCGTTGCGTAATCTGGATGCGCTTGCCAGTTGTCCGGAACAGGTCGAATGGTTGGGTCAAAGGCTCAATACCGCGGATAACCGCAACTATCAGCAATTATTGCAATTCAGTGCTGTGCAACCGACGGCTGTGTCCCATGTCATGGCCAGCGCGGTGGCCGAAATGCGCAGACGCGACATCGCGGTGATTGCCGATAACTTCACGCGGGAGGTGATCTATCCGTCGCTGTTTCGCACCGGACAGCCGGATGGCAACATCGCCTTGCTGCGGCGCGCCGAGCATAACCTGGCGCGGGCCACCACGGCTTCTCAAGTCAATCAAGTGCTCGATGGCATCGCCGAGCACTACGTGGCCCGCAATCGGCCCTGGAAAAAAGTGCAGCACTCCACCACCGTGGAAATGGCCAAGGCCTGGCGCATGCGGGCTTGA
- a CDS encoding formate/nitrite transporter family protein, protein MVTQTDDKTADLSAEEQQDVDKNQPPRAAVLHEIIRTQGDQELERSVAALWWSALAAGLSMGLSLMAMGLLTARLPDAETFKVISSFGYCAGFLAVILARQQLFTENTLTAVLPVMSKPTLANAGRLLRLWTVVLVGNLCGTLLVAYVILHLPLFDAKTDLAFLDIGRKVMENDSGQMFAKGIVSGWMIATMVWMIPSMESAKFWIIILITYLMALGDFTHIVVGSAEVSYLVFAGELPWEDFWLVFAGPTLAGNIIGGSFIFALISHAQVRSESSVPKPAAEPRQAQRSKKAP, encoded by the coding sequence ATGGTCACCCAAACAGACGACAAGACCGCCGACCTCTCCGCTGAAGAACAGCAGGATGTGGACAAAAATCAGCCGCCTCGGGCGGCGGTTCTGCATGAAATCATTCGCACCCAGGGGGATCAGGAGCTGGAGCGCAGCGTTGCCGCGCTGTGGTGGTCGGCGCTGGCCGCTGGCCTGAGCATGGGCCTTTCACTGATGGCCATGGGTTTGCTCACCGCACGCCTGCCGGACGCGGAAACCTTCAAGGTCATCAGCAGCTTTGGTTACTGCGCAGGCTTTTTGGCGGTGATTCTGGCGCGCCAGCAATTGTTCACCGAAAACACCCTGACCGCGGTATTGCCGGTAATGAGCAAGCCGACGCTGGCCAACGCCGGACGACTGCTGCGGTTATGGACGGTGGTGCTGGTGGGTAACCTGTGCGGCACTTTGCTGGTGGCTTATGTGATTTTGCATTTGCCACTTTTCGATGCCAAGACCGACCTGGCTTTTCTGGATATCGGGCGCAAGGTCATGGAGAACGACAGCGGCCAGATGTTTGCCAAGGGCATTGTCTCCGGGTGGATGATTGCCACCATGGTGTGGATGATCCCGTCGATGGAAAGCGCGAAGTTCTGGATCATTATTCTGATCACCTACCTCATGGCGCTGGGTGACTTCACCCATATTGTCGTAGGTTCGGCGGAAGTCTCTTATCTGGTGTTCGCCGGCGAGTTGCCGTGGGAAGATTTCTGGCTGGTGTTTGCCGGTCCGACACTTGCCGGCAACATTATCGGTGGCAGCTTTATCTTCGCCCTGATCAGTCATGCGCAGGTTCGCAGTGAAAGCAGCGTACCCAAGCCAGCGGCGGAGCCACGGCAAGCGCAGCGGTCCAAGAAGGCGCCGTGA
- a CDS encoding MAPEG family protein, whose amino-acid sequence MTVAFWCVLIAIFLPYVCTGVAKFSEGKFGPRQNHDPRAFLETLEGFARRAHSAQLNSFEVTPAFAAAVIIAHMAGNAELVTINVLAVLFITSRLLYIICYLADWAILRSLVWFVGMALIASFFFVSM is encoded by the coding sequence ATGACAGTCGCTTTCTGGTGTGTGTTGATCGCAATTTTTCTGCCGTACGTGTGTACCGGCGTCGCCAAGTTCAGTGAGGGCAAGTTCGGGCCACGGCAAAACCATGATCCCCGAGCCTTCCTGGAAACGCTCGAGGGGTTTGCCAGGCGTGCCCACAGCGCGCAGCTCAACAGCTTTGAAGTGACCCCGGCGTTTGCCGCGGCCGTGATCATTGCGCACATGGCGGGCAACGCGGAACTGGTGACCATCAACGTGCTGGCGGTGCTGTTCATCACCAGTCGCTTGCTCTACATCATTTGCTACCTGGCGGATTGGGCAATATTGCGTTCGCTGGTGTGGTTTGTGGGCATGGCGCTGATTGCGAGTTTCTTTTTCGTATCGATGTAA
- a CDS encoding murein transglycosylase A has product MNVPLNPWSRRLAWALPMIALLAGCDGGNTPEPKPEAEKPHAIATYVSTPWDALPAVSDSDLQAGFESWRSACQRLKNDPIWGATCAAATNVPATANDIRRFLKEQLDVYSLRSRDDTPNGLITGYYEPVYPGSLTETETAHVPVFGVPDDLIIVNLESIYPELKGKRLRGRLEGRVLKPYDDAGTINQQGSSAKPIAWLTNPMDLQFLQIQGSGRIQLADGRQLRVGYGDQNGFPYRPIGRWLVEQDELKKADVTMGTISAWAKAHPERIPQLLASNPSYVFFSARPDSNEGPRGSLNVPLTAGYSVAVDRKVIPLGSLLWLSTTRPDGAPIVRPVAAQDTGGAITGEVRADLFWGTGDAAGELAGNMKQQGQIWMLWPKGAVLPKVPDAPAGS; this is encoded by the coding sequence ATGAATGTCCCGCTGAACCCCTGGAGCCGCCGCCTGGCGTGGGCTCTTCCGATGATCGCGCTGCTCGCCGGTTGCGACGGCGGCAACACCCCGGAACCAAAACCAGAAGCCGAAAAGCCCCACGCCATTGCGACCTATGTCAGCACCCCATGGGACGCCTTGCCGGCGGTATCCGACAGCGATCTGCAAGCTGGTTTCGAATCCTGGCGCAGCGCCTGTCAACGGCTCAAGAACGACCCGATCTGGGGGGCCACCTGCGCAGCGGCCACCAACGTTCCAGCGACCGCCAACGATATTCGCCGGTTCCTGAAGGAGCAACTGGATGTCTACAGCCTGCGCTCGAGGGACGATACACCGAATGGCTTGATCACCGGTTACTACGAGCCAGTGTATCCGGGCAGCCTGACCGAGACTGAAACCGCTCACGTCCCCGTGTTCGGGGTACCTGACGACCTGATCATCGTCAACCTGGAGAGCATCTATCCGGAACTCAAGGGCAAACGTCTGCGCGGACGCCTGGAAGGACGCGTGCTAAAGCCCTATGACGATGCCGGTACCATCAACCAGCAAGGCTCCAGTGCCAAGCCCATCGCCTGGTTGACCAACCCGATGGATCTGCAATTCCTGCAAATCCAGGGCTCTGGTCGCATCCAGCTGGCCGACGGTCGTCAACTGCGCGTGGGCTATGGCGATCAGAACGGCTTTCCCTATCGCCCTATCGGCCGTTGGCTGGTGGAACAAGACGAGCTGAAAAAAGCCGACGTAACCATGGGCACCATCAGCGCCTGGGCCAAGGCTCATCCCGAGCGTATTCCGCAACTGCTGGCGAGCAATCCCAGCTACGTGTTTTTCAGCGCCCGGCCCGACAGCAATGAAGGCCCGCGCGGTTCGCTGAACGTGCCGCTGACCGCGGGCTACAGCGTGGCGGTGGATCGCAAGGTGATTCCGCTGGGCAGCCTGCTATGGCTGTCGACCACGCGCCCCGACGGCGCGCCGATCGTCAGGCCAGTGGCGGCCCAGGATACCGGTGGCGCAATTACCGGCGAGGTCCGCGCCGACCTGTTCTGGGGCACCGGCGATGCAGCGGGTGAGCTGGCCGGAAACATGAAACAACAAGGCCAGATCTGGATGCTGTGGCCCAAAGGCGCGGTGCTGCCCAAAGTGCCGGATGCGCCTGCAGGAAGCTGA
- a CDS encoding c-type cytochrome, whose protein sequence is MTFKKLTLVLLACLTLSACGGVDPDSPLGQRKAIFKQMLKTSEDLGGMLRGRVPFDGARFSEGAVALDKLSHEPWKHFPKVREEDHTSATDDVWQKQALFQELARNLETATAELVIVSQVQPYKASNLGPAVQKVEDACSACHKQFRNH, encoded by the coding sequence ATGACTTTTAAAAAACTGACGCTTGTACTGCTGGCCTGCCTGACCTTGTCTGCTTGCGGTGGGGTTGATCCCGATTCGCCGTTGGGCCAGCGCAAGGCGATTTTCAAGCAGATGCTCAAAACCAGTGAAGACCTGGGTGGCATGCTGCGTGGACGGGTGCCATTCGATGGGGCAAGATTTTCCGAGGGCGCGGTTGCGCTGGACAAACTGTCCCATGAGCCCTGGAAACATTTCCCGAAGGTGCGCGAAGAAGATCACACCAGCGCCACGGACGATGTCTGGCAAAAGCAGGCGCTTTTCCAGGAACTGGCGCGCAATCTTGAGACGGCCACCGCTGAGTTGGTGATCGTCAGTCAGGTGCAGCCGTACAAGGCCAGTAACCTGGGGCCGGCGGTGCAGAAAGTCGAAGATGCCTGCAGCGCCTGCCATAAACAGTTCCGCAATCACTGA
- a CDS encoding DUF1090 domain-containing protein — MKFLAPLALLTAAFVSTPLLADEAASQLTGCAAKRQAITTQIEQAKAHGNDAQQAGLEKALSEVTTHCTDASLKKERENKVLDAKHEVSQRQADLDKAMKKGDSEKINKRKDKLAESRKELQDALNELDK, encoded by the coding sequence ATGAAATTTCTTGCACCGCTCGCCCTCTTGACCGCCGCCTTCGTGAGCACACCGCTGCTGGCCGACGAAGCCGCATCGCAACTGACCGGCTGTGCCGCCAAGCGCCAGGCCATCACGACTCAGATCGAGCAGGCAAAAGCCCACGGCAACGATGCGCAGCAAGCCGGCCTGGAAAAGGCCCTGAGCGAAGTCACCACCCATTGCACCGATGCCTCCCTGAAAAAGGAGCGTGAAAACAAGGTCCTCGATGCCAAGCACGAAGTCAGCCAGCGTCAGGCAGACCTCGACAAGGCCATGAAAAAGGGTGACTCCGAGAAGATCAACAAGCGTAAAGACAAGCTCGCCGAGTCCCGCAAGGAATTGCAGGACGCCTTGAACGAGTTGGACAAGTAA
- the ligB gene encoding NAD-dependent DNA ligase LigB gives MMTSRLLIYLLLLLCPTLAWSDECPAWPPAQAKDEITALQRQITLWNDHYHRLGRSLISDELYDQARQRLGQWRECFAQETPPADHPLASSRGSLRHPVPHTGLEKLASQSAVEDWIRARDGLWVQPKVDGVAVTLIYRAGHLVKAISRGDGVFGQDWSASARKIPGIVQKLPEPIDLLLQGELYWRLDNHVQGTHGGMNARSRVSGLMNRQHLSDVDAAGIGLFVWAWPQGPADLKEQLDTLARWGFSDSRRYSQPIGNLEDARNWRVFWHNHPLPFATDGIVLHQNQRAPANRWQASAPYWSAAWKYPATKALAQVKKVNFNIGRTGRITPILELDPVLLDDRQIRRVSLGSLKHWQELDIRPGDQVSISLAGQVIPRFEHVILRSHTRVEVEVPVASDFHPLSCWQLTPGCEEQLLARLTWLSSNQGLDLSHIGRETWSTLIQAGQIHGLVDWLNLDEAELANIDGLGDRSSERLLASLRSARQRPFAQWLSALGVPPTARNNLEGGWNALTTRDAQAWQTEAGIGPGRAVQLSAFFHDPQVVAIGETLRAIGIDGF, from the coding sequence ATGATGACCTCGCGACTGTTGATCTATCTGCTGCTTTTGCTGTGCCCCACCCTCGCCTGGAGCGATGAATGCCCGGCCTGGCCACCCGCGCAGGCCAAGGACGAAATAACGGCGCTGCAGCGCCAGATCACCCTCTGGAATGACCACTACCATCGGCTCGGCCGCTCATTGATCAGCGACGAGCTTTACGATCAGGCCCGCCAACGCCTGGGCCAATGGCGCGAGTGCTTTGCCCAGGAAACTCCGCCCGCCGACCATCCGCTGGCCAGTTCTCGCGGGAGCTTGCGCCATCCGGTCCCGCACACGGGCCTGGAGAAACTCGCCAGTCAGTCGGCGGTGGAGGACTGGATCCGGGCGCGCGACGGCCTGTGGGTCCAACCCAAGGTCGATGGCGTGGCCGTGACCTTGATCTACCGGGCTGGTCACCTGGTCAAGGCCATCAGTCGCGGCGACGGCGTGTTTGGCCAGGACTGGTCCGCCTCGGCGCGCAAGATTCCGGGGATTGTGCAAAAACTGCCCGAGCCCATCGATCTGCTGTTGCAGGGCGAGCTTTATTGGCGCCTGGACAATCACGTCCAGGGCACACACGGTGGCATGAATGCCCGCAGTAGAGTGTCCGGGCTGATGAACCGCCAGCACCTCAGCGACGTCGACGCCGCCGGCATTGGCTTGTTTGTCTGGGCCTGGCCCCAAGGGCCGGCGGACCTCAAGGAGCAACTCGACACACTGGCACGCTGGGGCTTCAGCGACAGTCGGCGGTATAGCCAACCCATCGGCAACCTCGAGGACGCACGTAACTGGCGCGTTTTCTGGCACAACCATCCGCTGCCCTTCGCCACAGACGGCATCGTGCTGCACCAGAACCAACGTGCACCGGCCAACCGTTGGCAGGCCAGCGCGCCGTACTGGTCCGCCGCCTGGAAGTACCCGGCTACCAAAGCCCTGGCGCAGGTAAAAAAAGTGAATTTCAACATCGGCCGCACGGGCCGTATAACGCCAATCCTGGAGTTGGACCCGGTGCTGCTGGACGACCGCCAGATCCGGCGAGTCAGCCTCGGCTCCTTGAAACACTGGCAGGAGCTGGATATCCGTCCCGGTGATCAGGTTTCCATCAGCCTCGCCGGTCAAGTGATCCCAAGGTTTGAGCACGTCATCCTGCGCAGCCACACACGGGTCGAGGTCGAGGTGCCAGTGGCGAGCGACTTTCACCCTCTAAGCTGCTGGCAATTGACCCCGGGCTGCGAGGAGCAGCTACTTGCGCGCTTGACCTGGCTGAGTAGCAATCAGGGGCTGGACCTCTCGCATATTGGCCGCGAGACCTGGAGCACACTGATCCAGGCCGGCCAAATCCATGGCTTGGTCGATTGGTTGAACCTTGATGAGGCAGAGCTTGCTAACATTGACGGCCTCGGTGATCGAAGCAGTGAACGCCTGCTTGCCAGTTTGCGCAGTGCCCGGCAGCGACCGTTCGCACAATGGTTGAGTGCTCTGGGTGTTCCGCCCACTGCTCGCAATAACCTGGAAGGCGGCTGGAATGCCTTGACCACTCGGGATGCTCAAGCCTGGCAAACCGAAGCGGGAATCGGCCCGGGACGCGCAGTACAATTGAGCGCGTTTTTCCACGACCCACAGGTCGTGGCCATCGGCGAAACATTACGTGCCATTGGGATAGACGGTTTCTAG